In the Solanum pennellii chromosome 5, SPENNV200 genome, one interval contains:
- the LOC107020405 gene encoding casein kinase 1-like protein 2 isoform X2: MFVFSLYASEYLRTSSFWRPASLSIGGRLTHIDFKENVKTKHPQLLYESKLYRILQGGTGIPNVRWYGVEGDYNVLVMDLLGPSLEDLFNFCSRKLSLKTVLMLADQMINRIEFVHSKSFLHRDIKPDNFLMGLGRRANQVYIIDFGLAKKYRDTSTHQHIPYRENKNLTGTARYASMNTHLGIEQSRRDDLESLGYVLMYFLRGSLPWQGLKAGTKKQKYDKISEKKVSTSIEALCRGYPTEFASYFHFCRSLRFEDKPDYAYLKRIFRDLFIREGFQFDYVFDWTILKYQQSQIAAPPSRPLGTGAGTSSGMPPVIPSAERPSGEEEGRQLADASRRRYSGPLVNAGSLSKQKSPLRNDSTSKNAMLPSSTFLGRSSGSLRRGLVSGSRETSSVGNGSDPTRSRAPEASPATMHKISSGQRISPLVGSSDPTKHASSVPGVKNYESTLKGIESLHFDEEEKGH, encoded by the exons GAAAATGTCAAAACAAAGCATCCTCAGTTGCTATATGAGTCAAAGTTGTATAGAATTTTGCAGGGAGGAA CTGGAATACCAAATGTGAGGTGGTACGGTGTTGAAGGAGATTACAATGTTCTAGTCATGGATTTGCTTGGACCCAGTCTAGaagatttatttaatttttgcagTAGGAAACTTTCCCTGAAGACAGTTCTGATGCTTGCAGATCAAATG ATAAATCGCATTGAGTTTGTTCATTCTAAATCATTCTTGCATCGAGATATTAAACCAGACAATTTTCTTATGGGCTTGGGAAGGCGTGCAAATCAG GTCTACATAATAGACTTTGGTCTGGCCAAGAAGTACCGAGACACTTCAACTCACCAACACATACCTTACAG AGAGAACAAAAACTTGACAGGCACTGCAAGATATGCTAGCATGAATACTCACCTTGGTATTG AACAAAGCAGGAGAGATGATTTGGAATCTCTTGGATATGTCCTGATGTACTTCCTAAGGGGAAG TCTTCCTTGGCAAGGGCTGAAAGCAGGAACTAAGAAGCagaaatatgataaaattagtGAAAAGAAGGTGTCAACATCTATTGAG GCTTTATGCCGGGGTTATCCTACTGAATTTGCATCCTATTTCCATTTTTGTCGTTCACTACGCTTTGAGGATAAACCAGATTATGCTTATCTGAAGAGAATATTTCGTGACCTCTTCATCCGCGAAG GCTTTCAGTTTGACTATGTTTTTGATTGGACCATATTGAAATATCAGCAATCGCAAATCGCAGCTCCTCCTTCCCGACCtctt GGCACTGGTGCTGGAACCAGCTCAGGCATGCCCCCGGTTATCCCTAGTGCAGAAAGGCCGTCAG GTGAGGAAGAAGGAAGACAACTAGCAGATGCTTCTCGAAGGAGATATTCTGGGCCGCTTGTAAATGCAGGAAGTTTGTCCAAGCAGAAGAGTCCTCTCAGAAATGATTCTACCAGCAAGAATGCTATG TTGCCAAGCTCCACTTTCCTGGGACGATCAAGTGGATCATTGCGGCGAGGTCTAGTGTCTGGCAGCCGTGAGACTTCCAGTGTAGGAAATGGCTCTGATCCTACACGTTCTCGAGCGCCTGAGGCTAGTCCAGCGACCATGCACAAAATATCAAGTGGACAGAGAATCTCCCCTCTTGTTGGATCATCAGATCCTACTAAACATGCTTCATCTGTCCCTGGTGTGAAGAACTATGAATCCACACTGAAAGGAATCGAGAGCCTACATTTCGATGAGGAAGAGAAGGGTCACTAA
- the LOC107020405 gene encoding casein kinase 1-like protein 2 isoform X1 produces the protein METRVGNKYRLGRKIGSGSFGEIYLGTNIQTNEEVAIKLENVKTKHPQLLYESKLYRILQGGTGIPNVRWYGVEGDYNVLVMDLLGPSLEDLFNFCSRKLSLKTVLMLADQMINRIEFVHSKSFLHRDIKPDNFLMGLGRRANQVYIIDFGLAKKYRDTSTHQHIPYRENKNLTGTARYASMNTHLGIEQSRRDDLESLGYVLMYFLRGSLPWQGLKAGTKKQKYDKISEKKVSTSIEALCRGYPTEFASYFHFCRSLRFEDKPDYAYLKRIFRDLFIREGFQFDYVFDWTILKYQQSQIAAPPSRPLGTGAGTSSGMPPVIPSAERPSGEEEGRQLADASRRRYSGPLVNAGSLSKQKSPLRNDSTSKNAMLPSSTFLGRSSGSLRRGLVSGSRETSSVGNGSDPTRSRAPEASPATMHKISSGQRISPLVGSSDPTKHASSVPGVKNYESTLKGIESLHFDEEEKGH, from the exons GAAAATGTCAAAACAAAGCATCCTCAGTTGCTATATGAGTCAAAGTTGTATAGAATTTTGCAGGGAGGAA CTGGAATACCAAATGTGAGGTGGTACGGTGTTGAAGGAGATTACAATGTTCTAGTCATGGATTTGCTTGGACCCAGTCTAGaagatttatttaatttttgcagTAGGAAACTTTCCCTGAAGACAGTTCTGATGCTTGCAGATCAAATG ATAAATCGCATTGAGTTTGTTCATTCTAAATCATTCTTGCATCGAGATATTAAACCAGACAATTTTCTTATGGGCTTGGGAAGGCGTGCAAATCAG GTCTACATAATAGACTTTGGTCTGGCCAAGAAGTACCGAGACACTTCAACTCACCAACACATACCTTACAG AGAGAACAAAAACTTGACAGGCACTGCAAGATATGCTAGCATGAATACTCACCTTGGTATTG AACAAAGCAGGAGAGATGATTTGGAATCTCTTGGATATGTCCTGATGTACTTCCTAAGGGGAAG TCTTCCTTGGCAAGGGCTGAAAGCAGGAACTAAGAAGCagaaatatgataaaattagtGAAAAGAAGGTGTCAACATCTATTGAG GCTTTATGCCGGGGTTATCCTACTGAATTTGCATCCTATTTCCATTTTTGTCGTTCACTACGCTTTGAGGATAAACCAGATTATGCTTATCTGAAGAGAATATTTCGTGACCTCTTCATCCGCGAAG GCTTTCAGTTTGACTATGTTTTTGATTGGACCATATTGAAATATCAGCAATCGCAAATCGCAGCTCCTCCTTCCCGACCtctt GGCACTGGTGCTGGAACCAGCTCAGGCATGCCCCCGGTTATCCCTAGTGCAGAAAGGCCGTCAG GTGAGGAAGAAGGAAGACAACTAGCAGATGCTTCTCGAAGGAGATATTCTGGGCCGCTTGTAAATGCAGGAAGTTTGTCCAAGCAGAAGAGTCCTCTCAGAAATGATTCTACCAGCAAGAATGCTATG TTGCCAAGCTCCACTTTCCTGGGACGATCAAGTGGATCATTGCGGCGAGGTCTAGTGTCTGGCAGCCGTGAGACTTCCAGTGTAGGAAATGGCTCTGATCCTACACGTTCTCGAGCGCCTGAGGCTAGTCCAGCGACCATGCACAAAATATCAAGTGGACAGAGAATCTCCCCTCTTGTTGGATCATCAGATCCTACTAAACATGCTTCATCTGTCCCTGGTGTGAAGAACTATGAATCCACACTGAAAGGAATCGAGAGCCTACATTTCGATGAGGAAGAGAAGGGTCACTAA